TTTCCATCAACACTTATCTACAAAGCTACCTAAAATGAATTATACACAATAAGTTTAATATTTAAAAGTAATTATTCAGTAATTAAATTATATTTCGATACTTGTAATATATAGATAAAAATGTAAGAAGGGGTTATTGTGGATTCAATTGCAATTAGCAAATCAATTTTCTGTAAAACCAAGTGTAATGTCAGCGAGCATAAAACTTCATCTAGGCACAATAATACTACAAATTTTAAAGACAAAGATGATTCAAATATATCCAAAGATGGAATTGTACTCTGTAACTTTTTTAACCGCATTGAAAGCTCTAGTAAAGACAATGCTAAACTTTCTTCACTATCAAAATATACTTCAGAATATAAAAAGATAAAAAAAGAAATTTTATCCGGCACTTATGGAAGCGATACTCAAAAGTACATGAATATGCTTGACAATGCATTTAAAGACACCTTAGATAATTTTTCAAATTTGCTTATCAAATCACTTACTAAAAACACTACAAAAAACACCATGAAGATGTCTTATTCATCTCTAATTAAATGTCAAAAACAATACGAAACGGGTACAACCCTAACCTGGATATTTAGAGAAGAAAATAAGGAAGTGCTGCGTAAAATAGAGTATTATAAGAAAAGAAAAAATAATCAAATGGTAACTTCTTTGACTCAATTAAACCATACTTATAAACATATAATAAGCAATATCTCAAATACAACAACTATGATAATGGACAATATAAATGGCTCTTTCAATTCAAATAAACCCACATAGGAGATCCTTTTACCTCCTAATTTCTAAAAGGATCTCTTAAAAATGTTAAATGTTAAATGTTAAATAATAATACTAATAAAAAAGTTTTTAATGGCAGCAAAATTATTTTAAAAATTACTTTGATTATAGAGTAAAATTAATGTATAATATGTTTATTAGGTAACATCAATATTTAATGTGAAATTTTAAGATTTGTTGTTAATTTTACATTTTTGTGTTATACTAATGTAATAATAAACACCGATATACAAAATCAAGCTATATCAATTATAAGTGTTTTATCTTTAGGAGGATAATAAATGAAAATAGGAACAGTAAAATGGTTTAACTCAGAAAAAGGATTTGGATTTATCGAAGTACCTGGCGAAAATGATGTTTTCGTACACTTCACTGCAATCCAAAGTGATGAACCAAGAAAAAATCTTGAAGAAGGTCAAAAAGTTCAATTTGATGTTGAAGAAGGACCAAAAGGTCTTCAAGCTGCTAACGTTGTAAAACTATAATTTATAGCTTACAATATTAGAATAAAACATCTTAACATAAATGAATAGAATGTTTTACCACCTCTGAATAAAGGTGGTTTTTTATACCTTTGAAAGAAAGGGATATACAAATATTTGCATACCCCTTTCTTTTATTTTCCAAGTACCTGCTTTTTTAATTTAAGGCCAGTTTCTGTAATTGCAAGTCCTCCAAGTGCTGTCTCCCTAAGTGCACAGGGAAGTTGTTTTCCAACCCTATACATTGCCGAAACAGTATCATCAAAAGGTATTCTACTGTATACACCTGCCATAACCATATCTGCTGTAGTTAGTGCACTTACAGTTCCTGAAACATTTCGCTTGGCACAAGGTACTTCTACAAGACCTGCCACAGGATCACAAACTAATCCTAATACATTTTTTATCACTATAGCACTGGCATTTAAAGCTTGCTCTGGAGTACCACCCATCATCTCAACTACTCCTCCTGCTGCCATAGCAGCTGCAGAACCACACTCTGCCTGGCAGCCGCCTTCAGCTCCTGACATAGTGGCATTTTTAGCTATTATCATTCCAATTCCAGTTGCTGCAAAGAGTGCTTGAATCAATTCATCCTCACTCTTATTTAGCTTTTCTCCTGCACTTATTATTGCCGCAGGTATTATTCCACAAGAACCTGCTGTAGGTGCAGCCACTATCTTTCCCATAGCAGCATTAACTTCCGAACATGAAAGTGCCCTTGCCATGGCTTTTATCATAAAATCTCCAGTTAAACTTTTTCCTTCCCTACAATAATTATTTAATATGTAAGCATCCCCACCTATAAGTCCGCTTATAGATTTTACTTTATTTTGCAGACCATATTCTGCAGCATTTTGCATTACTTTAAGATTTTTTCTCATCTTTGCTAAAATTTCTTTTCTGCTGGAATCTCCCCTTTTAATTTCTTCCTCAACCGTATATTCCCATATTTTC
The genomic region above belongs to Clostridium sp. AWRP and contains:
- a CDS encoding cold-shock protein, translating into MKIGTVKWFNSEKGFGFIEVPGENDVFVHFTAIQSDEPRKNLEEGQKVQFDVEEGPKGLQAANVVKL
- the sdaAA gene encoding L-serine ammonia-lyase, iron-sulfur-dependent, subunit alpha, which translates into the protein MANTGYELIKICREKSMKIWEYTVEEEIKRGDSSRKEILAKMRKNLKVMQNAAEYGLQNKVKSISGLIGGDAYILNNYCREGKSLTGDFMIKAMARALSCSEVNAAMGKIVAAPTAGSCGIIPAAIISAGEKLNKSEDELIQALFAATGIGMIIAKNATMSGAEGGCQAECGSAAAMAAGGVVEMMGGTPEQALNASAIVIKNVLGLVCDPVAGLVEVPCAKRNVSGTVSALTTADMVMAGVYSRIPFDDTVSAMYRVGKQLPCALRETALGGLAITETGLKLKKQVLGK